In the genome of Quercus robur chromosome 3, dhQueRobu3.1, whole genome shotgun sequence, one region contains:
- the LOC126719641 gene encoding uncharacterized protein LOC126719641 yields the protein MAIILRFVDKEGFIKERFFHVMYVKDTTALTLKNEICAVLSCYNLHIENIQGQGYDGASNMRGEWNGLQALFLKDCLYAYYVHCMAHRLQLALVTASREVKDVHQFFDHLVNIINIVVGSSKCNDELQHARVEQVENMIASNEIETGRGANQIGTLQRARDTRWGSHFQSICSLIKMFDAICKVINTISEEGANYKQRGDAEGAYQVLTSFEFILILHLMKEIMGITNVLCQALQQHSQDLLNAMHLVSTTKSLIQNLRDDGWEPLLASVISFCEQHEIDIPDMNARYTKG from the coding sequence ATGGCCATCATTTTGAGATTTGTTGATAAAGAAGGTTTCATTAAAGAGCGTTTCTTTCATGTTATGTATGTTAAAGACACTACTGCATTGACTTTAAAGAATGAGATATGTGCTGTCCTTTCTTGTTACAACCTCCATATTGAAAATATTCAAGGTCAAGGATATGATGGGGCTAGTAACATGCGTGGTGAATGGAATGGATTACAAGctctttttcttaaagattGCCTATATGCTTATTATGTACATTGTATGGCTCATAGGTTGCAATTAGCTCTAGTTACAGCATCTAGAGAAGTAAAAGATGTTCATCAATTTTTTGATCATTTGGTTAATATTATCAATATTGTTGTTGGTTCTAGTAAGTGTAATGATGAATTGCAACATGCTCGAGTAGAACAAGTTGAGAATATGATTGCTTCTAATGAAATTGAGACTGGAAGAGGTGCAAACCAAATTGGTACTTTGCAACGAGCTAGAGATACTAGGTGGGGATCtcattttcaatctatttgtAGTTTGATTAAAATGTTTGATGCTATTTGCAAAGTTATCAACACTATCTCTGAGGAAGGGGCTAACTATAAACAACGCGGTGATGCCGAGGGAGCTTATCAAGTATTAacatcatttgaatttattttaatcttgcatTTGATGAAAGAGATAATGGGAATTACTAATGTTCTTTGCCAAGCTTTGCAACAACATTCTCAAGACCTTTTAAATGCCATGCATTTAGTTTCAACTACAAAATCACTTATTCAAAATTTGAGAGATGATGGATGGGAGCCTTTACTTGCTAGTGTTATATCATTTTGTGAGCAACATGAAATTGATATTCCTGATATGAATGCTCGTTACACTAAAGGTTGA